The Lewinellaceae bacterium genome has a segment encoding these proteins:
- a CDS encoding TonB-dependent receptor codes for MFVQKTFLWSFALLISLTSFGQNATVFGKITDGATAESLIGATVLLNSGAGTTTDVDGTYTLETAPGNYELTVAYLGFESFKQSISLTAGQQLKVDVKLGGEVTLLQTATVTSGKYEMPLGEVTVSLSVLKPDLLESTSKSSVDQFLEKIPGVTIIDGQANIRGGSGFSQGAGSRVLLLMDDVPILQADAGYPNWDDVPVENIEQIEVMKGAASALYGSSALNGIVNVRTAYARAEPETKVAAFYTSYLSPKDESLKWWGDTLSPYQVAASISHKRKIGKTDLVLGGFYTKQESYNKDTYKEYGRMNVSLRHRMTDRLVLGMNANINLGRAGSFFYWKGADNLFEGTPSTITNRQRNRYNIDPTVTYFDKKDNRHRVMGRFYHVDNDNDSNQSNKSSLFYGEYQFQRKMKKWGIVTTAGVVSSGTTVDAELYGDTTFNSKNIAAYVQLDKKFGDRLNLSGGFRYEYNILNNPGFEYAQGIVEPSKEEESHPVFRFGASYKATEGTFFRASIGQGYRFPTVAEKFIVTDVGGFFILPNPTLTSETGWSAELGLRQGFRLGGLNGFVDLAAFMMNYQNMMEFNSVGAGFRAVNIGDTSTKGWEVTVAGKGKLGNVGLQFLTGYTYIDPRFLEFDTSRPGPGEAETIGQTNANNSSSDDNILKYRSRHSAKFDLEANYKRFTVGYAAFYNSYQEAVDAFFVVFLPGIGKFREEHNEGYLLMNARAAFNFTETLKLNVLLGNITNILYTQRPGLMEAPRNLTVRLDFKF; via the coding sequence ATGTTTGTACAAAAAACATTTTTATGGAGCTTTGCTCTGCTCATTTCTCTGACTTCCTTCGGTCAGAATGCGACTGTTTTCGGTAAAATTACCGATGGAGCAACGGCGGAATCTCTGATTGGTGCTACCGTATTGCTCAATTCAGGTGCTGGGACGACAACTGATGTTGATGGCACCTACACTCTGGAAACCGCTCCGGGTAATTATGAGTTGACAGTGGCTTACCTGGGGTTTGAATCCTTTAAACAAAGTATTTCACTCACGGCGGGCCAGCAATTGAAGGTGGATGTAAAATTAGGCGGCGAGGTGACCTTACTGCAAACTGCCACAGTGACGAGCGGTAAGTACGAAATGCCTCTTGGAGAAGTTACCGTATCTCTTTCGGTATTAAAGCCCGATCTGCTTGAATCAACGAGTAAATCATCCGTCGATCAGTTTCTCGAAAAGATTCCGGGGGTGACTATTATTGACGGGCAGGCCAATATCCGGGGTGGATCAGGATTTTCACAGGGAGCTGGTAGCCGGGTTTTATTGTTAATGGATGACGTGCCTATTTTACAGGCCGATGCCGGTTATCCCAACTGGGATGATGTGCCGGTGGAAAATATCGAACAGATCGAAGTAATGAAAGGGGCTGCCTCAGCCTTATACGGTTCGTCGGCCCTTAACGGGATCGTCAACGTCAGAACGGCTTATGCCCGGGCGGAACCTGAAACAAAAGTCGCCGCTTTTTATACCAGTTACCTTTCGCCAAAGGATGAAAGCCTTAAATGGTGGGGAGATACCTTATCCCCATACCAGGTGGCAGCCAGTATTTCCCATAAACGAAAAATTGGCAAAACGGATCTCGTTTTGGGCGGTTTTTATACCAAGCAGGAAAGTTACAATAAGGATACCTATAAGGAATATGGAAGGATGAATGTGAGCCTTCGTCATCGAATGACGGATCGTTTGGTATTAGGCATGAATGCCAATATCAACCTGGGCCGGGCGGGTTCATTTTTCTATTGGAAAGGGGCAGACAACCTTTTTGAAGGAACGCCCTCGACGATCACCAACCGTCAACGCAACCGGTACAATATTGATCCCACGGTGACTTATTTCGACAAAAAAGACAACAGGCATCGGGTCATGGGCCGTTTTTATCATGTCGATAACGACAATGACAGCAATCAATCCAATAAATCAAGCCTTTTTTATGGGGAATATCAATTCCAGCGTAAAATGAAAAAATGGGGGATAGTAACCACTGCAGGCGTTGTCTCTTCCGGCACTACGGTGGATGCCGAATTGTATGGGGATACCACTTTTAATTCTAAAAATATTGCCGCTTATGTGCAATTGGATAAAAAATTTGGGGACCGCCTGAATTTGTCGGGAGGATTCCGGTATGAATATAATATTTTGAACAACCCGGGTTTTGAATATGCCCAGGGCATTGTGGAACCTTCAAAAGAGGAAGAATCCCATCCTGTCTTCCGTTTTGGAGCCAGTTACAAAGCCACCGAGGGTACCTTTTTCAGGGCTTCCATCGGACAGGGATACCGATTTCCGACGGTGGCCGAAAAGTTTATCGTCACGGATGTTGGAGGCTTTTTCATCCTGCCTAACCCGACCCTTACTTCTGAAACAGGATGGTCCGCTGAACTGGGGTTGCGCCAGGGATTCCGTCTTGGAGGGCTGAATGGTTTTGTCGACCTGGCGGCCTTTATGATGAACTATCAGAATATGATGGAGTTCAACTCGGTGGGGGCCGGATTCAGGGCCGTGAATATCGGGGACACCTCTACCAAAGGTTGGGAGGTAACCGTAGCCGGTAAAGGAAAGCTGGGCAACGTTGGCCTCCAGTTTCTTACGGGGTACACCTATATCGATCCCCGGTTTTTGGAGTTTGATACTTCCCGGCCCGGCCCGGGGGAAGCAGAAACTATTGGGCAGACCAATGCCAATAACTCCTCTTCAGACGATAATATCTTAAAATACCGATCCAGGCATTCGGCCAAGTTTGACCTTGAGGCCAATTACAAAAGGTTTACCGTTGGTTATGCTGCTTTTTATAACAGTTACCAGGAGGCAGTAGATGCCTTTTTTGTAGTTTTCCTGCCGGGAATAGGCAAATTCCGTGAAGAGCACAATGAAGGGTATTTGCTTATGAATGCAAGGGCTGCCTTTAATTTTACGGAAACTTTAAAATTGAATGTACTGCTGGGGAATATTACGAATATTCTTTACACCCAGCGGCCAGGTTTGATGGAAGCGCCAAGGAATTTGACCGTAAGGCTGGATTTTAAATTCTAA
- a CDS encoding T9SS type A sorting domain-containing protein: MKKLLLLLFVGVLALPLTGQTCTPDPTLPDSIVISPLPFVADVPGTGIMDTACVNSYYETTLYFNIPNTIVVFGTEVPLSSVAMAQTGAVINLPEAYSYACNPPNCTFQADSSGCISIYGTGTAADEGVHDLKVAVTIVAGGFSLDRELPDGLLVSGNYYFHVKPEGSANCTIVSGTEDVSIDNFTVSNSPNPFYGTTEVKINSKTNGTYDLTVQDMVGNVLQRSKLYIYEGENTYTFDGSQLPSGMYIYTISDGRKSISNKMLIGNR, translated from the coding sequence ATGAAGAAATTATTATTACTTCTTTTCGTCGGAGTGCTTGCTTTACCATTAACCGGACAAACATGTACTCCTGATCCTACCCTTCCGGACAGTATTGTTATTTCGCCTCTTCCTTTTGTGGCGGATGTTCCGGGTACCGGAATTATGGATACTGCCTGTGTCAACAGCTATTATGAAACCACCCTTTATTTTAATATTCCGAATACCATAGTAGTTTTCGGGACTGAAGTGCCTTTATCTTCGGTGGCCATGGCACAAACTGGTGCTGTAATCAATCTTCCTGAGGCCTACAGTTACGCATGTAATCCGCCCAACTGTACTTTCCAGGCGGATAGTTCGGGATGTATTTCCATCTATGGAACAGGAACAGCAGCAGATGAAGGCGTTCACGATCTGAAAGTGGCCGTCACCATTGTAGCCGGCGGATTTTCACTGGATCGCGAATTACCTGACGGATTGCTCGTTTCAGGCAATTATTACTTCCACGTAAAACCTGAAGGATCTGCAAACTGTACGATCGTTAGTGGTACCGAGGATGTTTCTATCGACAACTTTACTGTATCAAACAGTCCAAACCCGTTTTATGGTACCACTGAAGTGAAAATAAACTCCAAAACCAATGGCACTTACGATCTCACGGTCCAGGATATGGTAGGAAATGTACTTCAGCGTTCAAAACTGTACATTTACGAAGGAGAAAATACCTATACTTTTGATGGGTCACAGCTTCCTTCAGGAATGTATATTTACACCATCAGTGATGGCCGCAAAAGCATTTCCAACAAAATGCTGATCGGAAACCGGTAG